One Haloterrigena salifodinae DNA window includes the following coding sequences:
- a CDS encoding response regulator: MDHDQSPTLLVVDDEREVADAYALRLRRRYDDVRTAYGGEECLQEMDETVDVVLLDRRMPFSGDKVLTEIRDRGHDCQVIMVTAVNPGFDIVDMPFDDYLCKPIEKDDLFAAVEQQATAASYDDPLSEFFSLTAKLSVLEAEHTPEQLEESSEYVRMQRRVAKLREGLEVPREDFERMVETFTAINRGEG; encoded by the coding sequence ATGGACCACGACCAGAGCCCGACACTGCTCGTCGTCGACGACGAGCGCGAGGTGGCGGACGCGTACGCGCTTCGTCTTCGGCGGCGGTACGACGACGTCCGGACGGCGTACGGAGGCGAGGAATGCCTCCAGGAGATGGACGAGACCGTCGACGTGGTACTGCTGGATCGACGGATGCCGTTCTCCGGCGACAAGGTGTTAACGGAGATCCGCGATCGGGGACACGACTGCCAGGTCATCATGGTAACGGCCGTGAATCCCGGGTTCGATATCGTCGATATGCCGTTCGACGACTACCTGTGTAAGCCGATCGAGAAGGACGATCTCTTCGCGGCAGTCGAACAACAGGCGACCGCCGCGTCTTACGACGATCCGCTCTCAGAGTTCTTCAGCCTCACGGCGAAACTCTCGGTGCTCGAGGCCGAACACACGCCCGAACAGCTCGAGGAGTCGAGCGAGTACGTCCGCATGCAACGTCGGGTCGCGAAACTTCGCGAGGGGCTGGAGGTGCCGCGGGAGGATTTCGAGCGAATGGTCGAGACGTTCACCGCGATCAATCGGGGCGAAGGGTAG